A genomic region of Bradyrhizobium sp. ORS 278 contains the following coding sequences:
- a CDS encoding lipopolysaccharide biosynthesis protein produces MTTSSDEVLVSGESSGSSIAADRSALLHRLLRLSNGAFGLVALKGANSALNAVTNFLLAYVLVRSIGIESYAVIASLLAVAALVVQSDLGITGLTFFKLRSHYLAESGARAATPDDQDLVVTIVTLYIAVGLVAILVLGLALMSGILQVGIYAVPYLLIFAGAVCALPRMALRVAINARDGFFWTEAVDLVRRLASLAVTLAMLTGLSFESYSAISLGVWSVAICALLWLARIHGFAPRKGALRRGLTLLRAEIRGVGATVLLSLSDFVIGVFPYYLLAASRDAAAVVTFDMFYKVTRFAVLSYLIGAESVLPQQTRAMHHADAVGLMRATAKGVLIGLLPMLAGIIAIAGFGEQIFGVILNHAGIVSPVMRIAICAMFAFMLVQTTCQIVLIGIGRFEELARRSCLTLAVMVVISVLMVVLNWTTDTFIVAYVVAYGVGSLLYAQTLYSVIRALHRPLETTKMQERARLVP; encoded by the coding sequence ATGACGACAAGCAGTGATGAGGTGCTCGTCAGCGGCGAGAGCAGCGGGAGTTCCATTGCAGCCGATCGCAGCGCGCTCTTGCATCGGCTTCTGCGATTATCGAACGGTGCGTTTGGGCTCGTCGCGCTGAAGGGGGCCAACTCCGCGCTGAACGCCGTCACGAACTTCCTGCTGGCCTATGTGCTCGTGCGGTCAATCGGGATCGAATCCTATGCGGTCATTGCGAGCCTGCTCGCGGTGGCAGCGCTGGTCGTCCAGAGCGATCTCGGTATCACCGGACTGACATTCTTCAAGCTCAGGTCGCACTATCTCGCGGAATCCGGTGCACGCGCCGCAACCCCTGACGATCAGGATCTGGTGGTCACGATCGTCACGCTCTACATCGCGGTCGGACTCGTGGCCATCCTGGTGTTGGGACTTGCGCTGATGTCCGGCATCCTTCAGGTCGGCATCTACGCGGTCCCATATCTTCTGATCTTTGCCGGCGCGGTCTGCGCGCTGCCGCGAATGGCGCTTCGGGTGGCCATCAACGCGCGCGACGGATTCTTCTGGACCGAGGCCGTCGATCTGGTCCGCCGCCTGGCATCGCTGGCCGTGACGCTGGCGATGCTGACTGGTCTGTCATTCGAGTCGTACAGCGCGATCAGCCTGGGCGTCTGGAGTGTGGCGATCTGCGCATTGCTCTGGCTCGCTCGCATTCACGGCTTTGCGCCGCGGAAAGGTGCGCTGCGCAGGGGTCTTACGCTGCTGCGCGCGGAAATCCGCGGGGTCGGCGCCACCGTGCTGCTCTCACTATCCGATTTCGTCATCGGCGTCTTTCCTTATTATCTGCTCGCTGCATCGCGTGATGCAGCGGCCGTCGTCACCTTCGACATGTTCTACAAGGTCACGCGGTTTGCGGTCCTGAGCTATCTGATCGGCGCGGAATCCGTTCTTCCGCAGCAGACCCGGGCGATGCACCATGCGGATGCCGTCGGCCTGATGCGCGCGACCGCGAAAGGCGTCTTGATCGGGCTGCTGCCGATGCTGGCGGGAATCATCGCGATTGCGGGGTTCGGCGAGCAGATTTTCGGCGTCATCCTCAACCATGCCGGGATCGTCTCGCCCGTCATGCGGATTGCGATCTGCGCGATGTTCGCGTTCATGCTCGTCCAGACGACGTGTCAGATCGTCTTGATCGGAATCGGACGATTTGAGGAGCTCGCTCGTCGCTCATGTCTCACGCTTGCGGTCATGGTGGTGATCAGCGTGCTGATGGTCGTGCTCAACTGGACAACAGACACGTTCATCGTGGCCTATGTGGTCGCCTATGGCGTTGGATCTCTGCTCTACGCGCAAACCCTGTATTCGGTCATCCGCGCGTTGCACCGGCCGCTCGAGACGACCAAGATGCAAGAGCGAGCGCGCTTGGTCCCGTGA
- a CDS encoding Wzz/FepE/Etk N-terminal domain-containing protein, with protein sequence MSFNALGKIVWDRKLAFLTVFILIVAGVTAFTMTVTPLYQSEALLMTTLDRAQRQQSQFPDTLRYQLNSQIYIINSEDVLRQAISEFGAARLFPDQKQPAAWRTVIPPEWIDRVSKITAPFWRERSDDARTDADRALSKVKKRLAVTLEKDSQILSLTFRHEDPKVAEQFLTLVVRDFLQRQADLSGNAAAPAFFRQQASRYLDEYKRASAELSAFAAQHSTYSVGQEIELALARRDNATAALEKTRGAIAEKEAQAATFQNTLTQLRRRISLPSEITGPKQNVPGGNSDALTDSNKVPANESPLLLVRVFQETAQSLVNLNSEIVGLRSLEKAQTESVADVGRKLSELSSIAAEFNRLKDQLDQVSKVMEAHVGRAAEAQLNADWDASEKLSNVKIAQSATSPTEPVFPPKPLFLALGGVIGLVGGAATCVMLEAIRVRRRRAWERRLYAEREERFDDDIDAEQGGWSPSPAMADYRLRRQAPLA encoded by the coding sequence ATGTCGTTCAACGCACTTGGGAAGATCGTGTGGGATCGAAAGCTCGCTTTCCTGACGGTCTTCATCCTGATCGTGGCTGGCGTCACGGCGTTCACCATGACGGTCACGCCGCTGTATCAGTCGGAAGCGCTGTTGATGACCACGCTCGATCGGGCGCAACGGCAGCAATCGCAATTTCCCGACACGCTGCGCTATCAGCTGAATTCTCAGATCTACATCATTAACAGCGAGGATGTGCTTCGACAGGCGATCAGCGAATTCGGCGCCGCGCGATTGTTCCCCGATCAGAAGCAGCCGGCTGCATGGCGAACCGTCATTCCGCCCGAGTGGATCGACAGGGTTTCAAAAATCACCGCGCCGTTCTGGCGGGAACGATCGGATGATGCACGCACGGATGCTGATCGAGCGTTGTCGAAGGTCAAGAAGCGGCTCGCTGTCACGCTTGAAAAGGATTCTCAGATTCTCTCTCTCACCTTCCGGCACGAGGATCCGAAGGTCGCAGAGCAGTTCCTGACGCTCGTTGTCCGTGACTTCCTGCAGCGGCAGGCCGATCTGAGCGGAAATGCGGCGGCGCCCGCCTTTTTCCGACAACAGGCGTCACGTTATCTCGACGAGTACAAGCGCGCGTCGGCGGAGCTCAGCGCATTTGCGGCCCAGCATTCGACCTATTCGGTGGGGCAGGAGATCGAGCTTGCGCTCGCACGCCGCGACAACGCTACCGCGGCGCTGGAAAAAACGCGCGGTGCGATTGCGGAGAAGGAGGCCCAAGCCGCGACGTTCCAGAACACGCTGACCCAGCTTCGACGTCGGATCTCTTTGCCGAGCGAGATTACGGGGCCAAAGCAGAATGTGCCGGGCGGCAATTCGGATGCGTTGACGGATTCCAACAAGGTGCCGGCGAACGAATCGCCGCTATTGCTGGTGCGCGTGTTCCAGGAGACCGCGCAATCGCTGGTCAACCTCAATTCGGAGATCGTCGGCTTGCGTTCGCTGGAGAAGGCGCAGACGGAGTCGGTTGCGGATGTCGGCCGCAAGCTGAGCGAGCTCTCATCGATCGCCGCTGAATTCAACCGTCTCAAGGATCAGCTCGATCAGGTCTCGAAAGTGATGGAAGCGCATGTCGGTCGTGCGGCGGAAGCCCAGCTGAATGCGGATTGGGATGCGAGCGAAAAGCTGTCCAACGTCAAAATCGCCCAATCCGCCACGAGTCCGACAGAGCCGGTGTTTCCACCGAAGCCGCTCTTCCTCGCTTTGGGAGGGGTCATCGGTCTGGTGGGAGGCGCCGCCACCTGCGTGATGCTCGAAGCCATTCGTGTTCGACGTCGTCGGGCTTGGGAGCGCCGGCTCTATGCCGAGCGGGAGGAACGCTTCGACGACGACATCGACGCCGAGCAGGGCGGCTGGAGCCCGTCGCCGGCCATGGCGGACTACCGGCTGCGCAGGCAGGCGCCACTCGCGTGA
- a CDS encoding glycosyl hydrolase, producing MPPRSSLAILLLLCSTVACFAGNSALGAYVGNDLSELKRFETWLGRPVDQIVAHTGRANWKDWVDSVRWSIGLWSPLDKPICWTIPLFADRGSLSDAAAGTYQDHYEQAARMLAQTRPRDVVIYVRMGEEFNGDWMPWAAAGHEQDFIRAYRNFVKAFRSVSGRFRFEWNVNVRETRMNAADAYPGNDYVDVIGMDFYYNTKWNPTDPDKAWTEMVEGPYGLKWLEDFAAAHGKPTAYPEWGVNSDTAGPYIARAAQWFADHHVLYQSVWNSNDAFPGKLSDGRYPAAATAYIRAFGAAAAPQHFP from the coding sequence ATGCCGCCACGCTCCTCGCTCGCGATTCTGCTGTTGCTATGCTCTACCGTTGCCTGCTTCGCGGGCAATTCCGCACTGGGCGCCTATGTCGGGAATGATCTGTCCGAATTGAAGAGGTTCGAGACCTGGCTTGGCCGCCCAGTCGATCAGATCGTCGCTCACACTGGCCGGGCCAACTGGAAGGACTGGGTCGACAGTGTGCGGTGGTCCATCGGCCTATGGTCACCGCTCGACAAACCGATCTGCTGGACCATTCCGCTGTTTGCCGACCGTGGCTCGCTGTCGGACGCTGCGGCCGGAACCTACCAGGACCATTACGAACAGGCGGCCCGCATGCTGGCGCAAACACGCCCCCGTGACGTCGTCATCTATGTGCGGATGGGAGAAGAGTTCAACGGCGACTGGATGCCATGGGCCGCCGCGGGACATGAGCAGGACTTCATCCGAGCCTATCGCAACTTCGTCAAGGCGTTCCGCTCGGTGTCCGGCCGGTTTCGTTTCGAATGGAACGTCAACGTTCGCGAAACCCGCATGAACGCCGCGGATGCCTATCCCGGAAATGACTACGTCGATGTGATCGGAATGGACTTCTATTACAATACCAAGTGGAACCCGACCGATCCCGACAAGGCATGGACCGAGATGGTCGAGGGCCCCTACGGACTGAAATGGCTGGAAGACTTCGCGGCCGCGCATGGCAAGCCGACGGCCTACCCCGAGTGGGGTGTCAATTCCGACACTGCGGGGCCTTACATCGCGAGAGCAGCGCAATGGTTTGCTGACCATCATGTGCTGTATCAGAGCGTCTGGAACTCGAATGATGCGTTTCCGGGCAAGCTGAGCGACGGCCGATATCCAGCAGCCGCGACCGCCTATATCCGGGCATTTGGAGCCGCGGCAGCCCCGCAGCACTTTCCCTAG
- a CDS encoding glycosyltransferase family 2 protein — MPAEPSVSIIVPTLNEEKYIERALRSLAAGLDHVDYELIVLDGGSTDRTVSIVTQLGALDGRIRLEHNPLRYQSAAVNRGAIMARAEIIIRADSHAEYPEGFVVGLVEELRERDAASVVVPMRTRGSGVLQRGIAAAQNSRLGNGGALHRVGATSRYVEHGHHAAFLRRSFLAVGGYDESFTHNEDAELDVRFRNAGAKIWLSAELAVTYFPRSTFSSLARQYFNHGSGRAKTMIKHRQRPKIRQVLPLGVLGMNLMGPALAISVSWLFVAPSLLYITACLVAGGWLAVSNRDLAGCTAGPAAMIMHHSWAIGFSHRILRARFSRSPPVAVSERAAP, encoded by the coding sequence ATGCCAGCTGAACCCTCAGTCTCTATCATCGTTCCAACATTGAACGAGGAGAAATACATCGAGAGGGCCTTGCGCTCCCTGGCGGCCGGACTGGACCATGTCGATTACGAGCTGATCGTGCTCGACGGCGGCAGCACGGACCGCACTGTGTCGATCGTGACCCAGTTAGGCGCGCTCGATGGGCGAATCCGACTGGAACACAATCCGCTGCGCTATCAATCCGCCGCCGTGAACCGGGGGGCCATCATGGCCCGCGCCGAGATCATCATCCGCGCGGATTCGCACGCCGAATATCCGGAGGGCTTTGTTGTTGGCCTGGTCGAGGAGCTGCGCGAGCGTGATGCTGCATCGGTCGTGGTTCCCATGCGCACGCGCGGATCAGGCGTCCTCCAACGCGGCATCGCCGCCGCGCAGAACAGCCGTTTGGGCAACGGCGGTGCGTTGCATCGGGTCGGGGCTACGTCCCGTTATGTCGAGCATGGACATCATGCTGCGTTTCTGCGGAGGTCATTCCTTGCCGTCGGCGGCTATGACGAAAGCTTCACGCATAACGAGGACGCGGAGCTCGACGTCAGGTTCCGGAATGCCGGCGCGAAGATCTGGCTATCCGCGGAGCTTGCCGTCACCTACTTTCCGCGCAGCACTTTCAGCTCGCTCGCGCGTCAGTATTTCAACCACGGCTCCGGCCGCGCGAAAACCATGATCAAGCACCGCCAGCGGCCCAAGATCCGGCAGGTGCTGCCATTGGGTGTGCTGGGAATGAACCTGATGGGACCTGCATTGGCCATCAGCGTCAGTTGGCTGTTTGTTGCGCCGTCGCTGCTGTATATCACCGCGTGTCTCGTCGCCGGTGGCTGGCTTGCCGTCAGCAACCGCGATCTCGCCGGCTGCACAGCCGGCCCTGCCGCCATGATCATGCATCACAGCTGGGCGATCGGCTTCAGTCATCGCATCCTGCGAGCGCGATTTTCAAGGTCGCCGCCAGTGGCGGTGTCCGAACGGGCGGCTCCCTAG
- a CDS encoding aldo/keto reductase, with the protein MTTLDVTGQRLGLGCARLGSVLGRDRADALRLVQTALDRGIRFFDTADIYGQGESERLLGAALDGRRKQATIVTKAGQYFPLWMRAAQPLKSVIAPLIRRSGGGRQLVAKMRDAPLPQDFTGSYLRARIEASLGRLRTDYVDVMLLHSPSEEIIIDGEAMGHLERIKAAGKAVAIGVSCEDVESAILALNDPRIEAVELPLWPMTDRTDLFLHLAQQRGILVIGRGLMRVTSPDNDAKRWRAILAAALARSELGRLLIGTTRVAHLLQVLDAIQDQDEPCS; encoded by the coding sequence ATGACGACTCTCGACGTGACCGGACAGCGGCTTGGGCTGGGCTGCGCGCGACTGGGCTCTGTTCTTGGGCGCGATCGCGCCGATGCGCTCAGGCTCGTGCAGACTGCACTCGATCGAGGCATTCGCTTCTTCGACACCGCCGACATCTATGGACAGGGCGAGAGCGAACGGCTGCTTGGCGCAGCGCTCGACGGCCGGCGCAAGCAGGCGACCATCGTCACCAAGGCCGGACAGTATTTCCCGCTGTGGATGCGCGCAGCGCAGCCGCTCAAGAGCGTGATCGCGCCCCTGATCCGGCGGAGCGGCGGCGGACGCCAGCTCGTTGCGAAGATGCGCGACGCACCGCTGCCGCAAGATTTCACCGGCAGCTATCTGCGCGCCCGCATCGAGGCGAGCCTCGGCCGCCTCCGGACGGACTATGTCGACGTCATGCTGCTGCACAGCCCTTCCGAAGAAATCATCATCGACGGCGAGGCCATGGGCCATCTCGAGAGGATCAAGGCTGCAGGAAAGGCCGTCGCCATCGGCGTGTCCTGCGAAGACGTCGAATCGGCCATACTCGCGCTGAATGACCCGCGCATCGAAGCGGTCGAGCTCCCGCTCTGGCCGATGACCGACCGCACCGATCTCTTTCTCCACCTGGCGCAACAACGCGGCATTCTCGTGATCGGTCGCGGACTGATGCGGGTCACCAGCCCGGACAACGACGCTAAACGATGGCGGGCCATCCTGGCCGCGGCCCTGGCGCGGAGCGAGCTCGGCCGTCTGCTGATCGGCACAACCCGTGTGGCGCATCTACTCCAAGTGCTCGATGCCATTCAAGATCAGGATGAACCGTGTTCATAG
- a CDS encoding GMC oxidoreductase, with amino-acid sequence MIARELLATSRSVILVESGSWRPDKLIQALNAAELAAGSRHPPPEMYRERRFGGSSTIWGGRCVPLSPSDFERRPYVANSGWPISYDELAPFYARALTYCEAGEFVFDPVCLKGPADLVEGLEDDDISVGLERFSPPTNFGRRFKADLVRSSLHRILTQTTVTRLQTDSSGRRIAALDCATVAGNSFRIHAKTIVLAAGGLESVRLLAASNQVNPAGLANSSGALGRYYMSHLEGTLGCLQVANGRRVAWNFARTSDGIYAKHHLRLSEPVKNRHQLRNMIFRLHHANPMNPDHRDPVLSLMYIAKRFVLPEYRRKITTVELEALDRLPHGSTLAVRHVANIAGNPWPLAKFLGSWVYRRHARYRRVPYVALHSKTGCYPLDYNAEQTPLYDSRLSLTGETDRFGMPKLHIDWRVCPGDMASIAASYRELQRVLDRTGVAKVLFDDATLNESASHPTAVGGHHIGTARMSDDPSQGVVNSNCRAHDVDNLYIASSAVFPTGGSANPTLTIVALAIRLAEHMASEMRSSR; translated from the coding sequence GTGATCGCGCGCGAATTGCTGGCGACGTCGCGTTCGGTCATTCTGGTCGAGAGCGGCTCCTGGCGGCCAGATAAGCTGATCCAGGCGCTGAATGCCGCCGAGCTTGCCGCTGGCAGTCGTCATCCGCCCCCCGAGATGTACCGCGAAAGACGCTTCGGCGGATCATCGACGATCTGGGGTGGCCGCTGTGTCCCGCTGTCGCCCAGCGATTTCGAGCGCCGACCCTATGTCGCCAATAGCGGGTGGCCGATCTCCTACGACGAGCTCGCCCCGTTTTATGCAAGGGCCCTGACTTATTGCGAGGCCGGCGAGTTCGTATTCGATCCGGTTTGTCTCAAAGGTCCAGCCGATCTTGTCGAGGGACTCGAGGACGATGATATTTCGGTCGGTCTGGAGCGCTTCAGTCCGCCCACCAATTTCGGGCGCCGCTTCAAGGCTGATCTCGTCCGCTCGTCGCTGCACCGGATCCTGACCCAGACCACCGTCACGCGATTACAGACGGACAGTTCCGGTCGGCGGATCGCCGCGCTGGACTGTGCGACCGTTGCCGGCAATTCTTTCCGCATTCACGCGAAGACCATCGTCCTCGCAGCCGGCGGACTCGAGTCAGTGCGCCTTCTGGCGGCCTCCAACCAGGTGAATCCCGCGGGCCTCGCCAATTCGAGCGGCGCTCTCGGCCGCTACTACATGTCGCACCTGGAGGGCACGCTCGGATGCCTGCAAGTCGCGAACGGCCGCCGGGTGGCGTGGAACTTCGCAAGAACATCCGATGGCATCTATGCGAAGCATCATTTGCGGTTGTCCGAGCCGGTGAAGAACCGTCATCAGCTGCGAAACATGATTTTCCGGCTGCATCACGCCAATCCGATGAACCCCGACCATCGCGATCCCGTGCTGTCGTTGATGTACATCGCGAAGCGCTTCGTGCTTCCGGAATACCGGCGAAAGATCACCACCGTGGAGCTGGAGGCGCTCGATCGCCTGCCTCACGGAAGCACCCTCGCCGTTCGGCATGTCGCCAACATCGCCGGCAATCCGTGGCCGCTCGCGAAGTTTCTGGGCTCCTGGGTCTACAGGCGGCATGCGCGCTATCGGCGCGTCCCCTATGTGGCGCTCCACTCGAAAACCGGCTGCTACCCGCTCGACTACAATGCCGAGCAGACGCCGCTTTATGACAGCAGGCTCTCGCTGACAGGCGAGACAGATCGGTTCGGAATGCCAAAGCTGCACATCGATTGGCGGGTCTGTCCAGGGGACATGGCCTCGATTGCGGCCAGCTATCGCGAGTTACAACGGGTGTTGGACCGGACCGGCGTCGCCAAAGTGCTGTTCGACGACGCCACCCTCAACGAGAGTGCCAGCCATCCGACCGCCGTGGGCGGCCATCATATCGGCACGGCACGGATGAGCGATGATCCGAGCCAGGGCGTCGTGAATTCGAACTGTCGAGCCCATGACGTCGATAATCTCTACATCGCCAGCAGCGCCGTGTTCCCAACCGGCGGCTCGGCGAATCCCACACTGACGATCGTCGCTCTCGCCATTCGACTGGCCGAGCACATGGCGTCCGAGATGCGGAGTTCCAGATGA
- a CDS encoding glycosyltransferase, with protein sequence MTPSILWLARTLPLPLNAGDRIYSAHLAGAVARQGSRVVFLGLANPDDPSGSLDELERRVQWKLVPGAPNPKLLGLASRLPMVGARFCTRSYRDAITRELREADYDAVVLDQYGMSWAIRHVRNIARRPPILIHVSHDFETRVTDQIARNFAGDPVRRFLLRQNARKTAVAETDLASASRLLVTLTDEDRASFAAINPSLGHVVLPPGHAGRRAPPRAIDTTVPRRAIIVGSFSWIAKQINLERLLSAADGIFPQASIELHVVGMVPEPLLSRLRQRFPWVAFKGYVDDLGEELRNARLALVPEEIGGGFKLKILDYIFARVPVAAVASALGGIPARLKDQFLIEDDVAKLLRTVADTIDDVGCLNRMQTGAFDIADGLFDWDLNGQRLLDGLTQALRERSRKGISNALTGLTEPAPSI encoded by the coding sequence ATGACGCCATCGATTCTCTGGCTGGCGCGAACGCTGCCGCTGCCGCTGAACGCCGGTGACCGGATCTACTCGGCGCACCTCGCCGGCGCGGTCGCGCGCCAAGGCAGCCGCGTCGTGTTCCTCGGTCTTGCGAACCCCGACGATCCGAGCGGCTCGCTGGACGAGCTCGAGCGTCGGGTCCAGTGGAAGCTCGTTCCCGGCGCGCCCAACCCCAAGCTGCTCGGTCTCGCTAGCCGACTGCCGATGGTCGGTGCTCGGTTCTGCACCAGGAGCTATCGGGATGCGATTACGCGCGAGCTCCGCGAAGCGGACTATGATGCCGTGGTGCTCGATCAGTACGGAATGAGCTGGGCGATCCGCCATGTCCGGAACATCGCACGCCGGCCGCCCATCCTGATCCACGTGTCGCACGACTTCGAGACGCGCGTCACCGATCAGATCGCCCGTAACTTCGCTGGCGATCCCGTACGACGATTTCTGCTCAGGCAAAATGCACGCAAGACGGCCGTCGCCGAGACGGATCTTGCCAGCGCGAGCCGGCTTCTCGTGACCTTGACCGATGAGGACCGTGCGTCGTTCGCGGCCATCAATCCCTCGCTGGGACACGTCGTCCTGCCACCAGGTCATGCGGGCCGCCGCGCGCCTCCGCGCGCCATCGACACGACGGTTCCCAGACGCGCGATCATCGTCGGTTCATTTAGCTGGATCGCCAAGCAGATCAATCTCGAGCGCCTGCTGAGCGCGGCCGACGGAATATTCCCGCAAGCATCGATCGAATTGCATGTCGTCGGAATGGTCCCGGAACCTCTGCTATCCCGGCTGAGGCAGCGTTTTCCCTGGGTCGCATTCAAAGGCTACGTCGACGATCTCGGCGAGGAACTACGCAACGCGCGGCTCGCACTGGTGCCCGAGGAGATCGGCGGCGGCTTCAAGCTCAAGATCCTCGACTACATCTTCGCGCGCGTACCGGTTGCCGCTGTCGCATCCGCGCTCGGCGGTATTCCGGCGCGCCTGAAAGATCAATTTTTGATCGAAGATGACGTTGCGAAGCTTCTTCGGACGGTTGCCGACACGATCGATGACGTTGGCTGCCTAAATCGAATGCAGACTGGCGCATTCGACATCGCCGATGGCCTGTTCGACTGGGATCTGAACGGACAACGCCTCCTCGATGGGCTCACGCAGGCTCTGCGGGAGCGTTCGCGCAAAGGCATCAGCAACGCGCTGACCGGGCTTACGGAGCCGGCGCCTTCGATCTGA
- a CDS encoding sugar transferase has protein sequence MAKATGADEQSIYVFVTADRPTGLTSKRVTDIVLALWGIILLAPLLLICCFAIACFSPGPVMFRHRRVGFNGKSFDCLKFRTMATDASERLRRHLESDPAAAAEWQTTRKLRKDPRVTPIGALLRKSSLDELPQLFNVLRGDMSIVGPRPITEEELERYSDAVHAYFSCRPGITGLWQVSGRSTTTFQRRVVLDSYYAHNWSMILDAKIIMATVPAVCFSNTAY, from the coding sequence ATGGCCAAGGCGACTGGTGCAGATGAACAATCGATCTATGTGTTCGTAACAGCAGATCGTCCGACTGGACTTACATCGAAGCGCGTCACGGACATCGTGCTCGCCCTCTGGGGCATCATTCTCCTCGCCCCCCTCCTCCTCATCTGCTGCTTCGCAATCGCCTGCTTCTCTCCCGGTCCGGTGATGTTTCGTCACCGCCGCGTCGGCTTCAACGGCAAGTCGTTCGACTGTTTGAAATTCCGCACCATGGCGACCGATGCGTCGGAACGCCTGCGTCGGCATCTCGAGTCCGATCCGGCCGCGGCGGCCGAATGGCAGACGACGCGAAAGCTGCGCAAGGATCCCCGCGTCACGCCGATCGGCGCCCTCTTGCGAAAGTCCAGCCTGGACGAACTGCCGCAGCTCTTCAACGTCCTAAGGGGCGACATGAGCATCGTCGGACCGCGGCCGATCACCGAGGAGGAATTGGAGCGCTATTCCGATGCGGTTCACGCCTATTTCTCTTGCCGTCCGGGGATCACCGGCCTCTGGCAGGTGAGTGGTCGCAGCACGACCACGTTTCAACGGCGCGTGGTCCTCGACAGCTACTATGCTCATAACTGGTCGATGATCCTCGACGCGAAGATCATCATGGCGACGGTTCCGGCCGTGTGCTTCTCAAACACGGCCTATTAG
- a CDS encoding bifunctional 2-polyprenyl-6-hydroxyphenol methylase/3-demethylubiquinol 3-O-methyltransferase UbiG encodes MGHSGSFFALNRRLSRAITPDHYHEANVFAAYHKIGAILLSHPETRTVLDVGAGKQWHFPLHYKSWYGIKLIGVDIDGAEMADNLLLDERIECDAVERIPVARESIDLVMISSGIEHFSDNQRFLDNAFEALRPGGYFIAQFPGRYAPFAVANRLLPKATSKRLLATSMGETAEHLGFTAHYDRTNYSAFRNLVQKSGFQTVYHLPGYNSSSYLEFFVPFYLASYLYDTLLHAIGVRDLAAYNLWVLRKPGGADTPEFKLYAWK; translated from the coding sequence ACATTCAGGCTCGTTCTTCGCGCTGAACAGACGCCTTTCGCGGGCGATCACTCCTGACCACTATCACGAGGCGAATGTGTTCGCCGCCTACCACAAGATCGGCGCCATCCTGCTCTCGCATCCGGAGACCAGAACGGTGCTCGACGTCGGCGCGGGAAAGCAGTGGCACTTTCCGCTGCATTACAAGAGCTGGTACGGAATCAAGCTGATCGGCGTGGATATCGACGGCGCAGAAATGGCCGACAATCTTTTGCTCGACGAGAGGATCGAGTGCGATGCGGTCGAGAGAATTCCGGTCGCTCGCGAATCCATCGATCTGGTGATGATCAGCTCCGGCATCGAGCATTTCAGCGACAACCAGCGCTTCCTTGACAATGCCTTCGAGGCGCTGCGCCCCGGAGGCTATTTCATCGCGCAGTTCCCCGGACGCTATGCCCCGTTTGCCGTCGCCAACCGGCTCTTACCGAAAGCCACCTCGAAGCGGCTGCTGGCGACATCCATGGGAGAGACCGCCGAGCATCTGGGCTTCACCGCGCACTACGATCGGACCAACTACTCGGCATTTCGTAACCTGGTACAGAAGTCGGGCTTCCAGACCGTCTATCATTTGCCCGGATACAACAGCAGTTCCTACCTCGAATTCTTTGTTCCGTTCTATCTCGCGTCCTATTTATACGACACCTTGCTCCATGCCATCGGCGTGAGGGATCTCGCAGCCTATAATTTGTGGGTTCTTCGCAAGCCAGGCGGAGCCGACACGCCAGAGTTCAAGCTCTATGCCTGGAAATGA